Part of the Plasmodium malariae genome assembly, chromosome: 9 genome is shown below.
ATGAACTTCTCTCTACATGAACTGCTAACTAAGAGAACATATAGGCATTTGAACAAAATAACTAGCTGAacgatataaataaaaaatattatttctctACTTTGATTTTTATACGTttcatcttttattttttattgcagAATAATGGCTATATCTACGTTCATGGAAGGGATAAACAAATGCACCCTATAATTGTTATCAActgcaaaaattttattacagCAAATGCTGTAAGTAGATAAGTAAAAGTGTGaacatatgtgtgtgtaggcgtttgtttatatatatgtacatatacatgtttatatgcacgtgtttataaattaaatatgtgcATTTTGAACTGttttcaatttatataatattgttatCTGTagacatatgcatatacatatttaccaTATATTGTGTATTGTTCATCGTGTATTGTTCATCGTGTATTGTTTATTGTATATTGTCTATTGTGTActttatattgtttattatttttttttttttttttcattgcaGAAAGACGTTTTAAAGGTAGTGTACTACTGGCTGGGTAATTCTACGATTAcatcttatttatttaattatattttggtTACTTGTTAATACGTATTACATTTCTTTGGAtacattaacatattttactGTTCCCCTTAcgtttttcgttttttaccctttttttttttttaatttattttttcctttcgtttaggcttttttttttttttttttttttttcttcgtttcttacaattttttttttcgtatttctttcatttttagaGTACATTATATCGAAACTATTCGTTGAAGGAAAAATTGAACAGTGGCGAGTCATCGTGGACCTAAGTTCCTGTGgtgttttaaatatacctATAGGAACATTAAAGGATATTTCCAGATGCTTAAgtgtaattataatataacaaaatataatatgtagtACAAGAAATGAAcgaaatttttatatcagCAAAGCTTactcaaaataaaatgaaaataagaataGAGTGAAAagtgtttttattttcaattttaatttcgtattcttattttttattttgtattcttatatttatttcgcattcttatgtttatttcgcattcttatgtttatttcgcgttcttatgtttatttcgcattcttatgtttatttcgcattcttatgtttatttcgcattcttatgtttatttcgcgttcttatgtttatttcgcattcttatgtttatttcatattcttatttttatttcgtgttctcattttattttgtattcttatatttatttcgtattcttatatttatttcgtattcttatttttactttttattcttattcttaaacttattcttattttatctttttcccTTTCCAGTGCAATTATAGATCGAGGTTGTCAAAAATGTTAGTACTGAGTGCACCCCTGTTTGTAACTGGAATATGGCATATGCTTAAGTCCATCATACCTGTAACTTGAAAATtggaaattttataataactgAACATTTATTAGtctcctttttccttttttcccaATTTCAATTATgatcataaaaattttttgcttaattttttatttattttgtaggTTGTTACACAGCAAAAAATTACTATATCATCATCGGAAATAGATGTAAGAAAAGACAGAAGTTTAACTTGTTAcataatcctttttttttttttattttacgtaTCGAAGAAGTTATTCTTTTCACGTATCatcttctttttctctttttttttttatttttttagaaaaaattgttaGATCAAGTCGACGTGGACCAACTAGAAAGTAAGTTTTAGAAAGGTCTTTTTAGACATAACATTACATGAAGCtcagtatatataatttatatgcatatataataagcatattacatatatgcatgcatataagcatattacatatatattacacatacatatatgcatgtatataagcatattacatatatacacttatacttgtacatataaaaacatattatatatatgtgcatattatgaaaatgtaTCCCAAGAataatgtacatttatatttaactttttgccttatcatttttgtttttcttttttctattcCCATTTTTAGGAAAATTCGGAGGAACATGCGATAATGCAACCGTGTTTACAGAACCTATTATGCCTTAAGTTTCatttgttataatttatagttttcccgttttaattatatatatttactcattttcatttctttttttttatgatatatatatatatttgaaaattttattctctGTGCATATATTATGATGCATTTCACGTTGCTTCTGTTGCGTTGTGttactttccttttttttttttaattttctatgTTCTCTTTATAGCTTTATTAAACACGTACGtcaatatatacacatttatgtACCTATTagttatgtgtatatacacatgtatgtacatgcatatttatatttaagtacACTTTGGTGTATATAGTATGTATACATGCTCACATGTGTGTATAACCCCGTTcgtaattttgtatttttttatttttattttcatttttttttttttttttttaagtttaatCGTCTAAACGAAAATTGatactttaaaatttttttaagaaacaaaagccatttatataaatgcatatgcTTATAAATCATTTTAACTTAGAACAAAAAGAAGTTTGATTTtgtgtaaaataaaagacaaaaaatatatacatacaaacaggCAAATGGTTGTGTAATATAATCATGTGTGCACAcatacgcatatacatatatatatacatataaatgtaaatatatatatatatatatatttattgattTATTATACGTATGCATGTTGACATATCTTTTTAAGACATATCCTTTTTAACATTCACAATTGGTTACAATGAAATAGAggattataattaataaggTGTAAAAACGTATATACAAAACATATTACGAAATAATGAAAGTGGGGGAagtatcctttttttttttttttttccctacAGTTGGAAAGAATTATCTGAAGGGGGGAAATtctgttcattttttccctAATTCTTTTACCAAATATTTTGCTCACATTTCATCTCATTTTTTCATAGATCTTGGTCAAAAAACACGTGATAAAAGAACCGTTCAAGAATAACAAAAGATAagccaaaaaaaaagcaagaagaaaagaaaaatatatgtaacacgaaataacaaaaatattttttttgtcttaaCAAAGCagtaaacttttttttccccctaAAAAATAGCCTTACGGGATACGTTAATTTACTATCTTCATTTTGCTCGTTGCCCATATATTTGTGCATGTACTCTGaattatgtacatgtgtaataaaaaaaaaaaaaaaaatttataattccttttacataacaaaataaatgcataaatagGTTAGCTGCACAAAATCGCTAAATTATTTACTATATGTTATATGTCCTACATAAGGCTTAAATGGTTTGCAGTACACACGAGGTACACTACACGACTTCACACTGAGAAATTTTTACCGTTTACTACTTTTCTGCTAATACAACAGCTCATTAAGTTCtcaaatttacataaaagcgaaatgtttttataaatacttaaaaatgGTAGAACTTATTATCAATGATAAAAACACACGGTAGATATTTTTACCTTTCGTACACTTTATCAAGTTACCCATTTCAGTCTCTTTGTCTTTTTGttcgtatttatttttgtctttttcttcgtctttatttttgtctttttcttcgtatttatttttgtctttttcttCGTCTTTATTTTTGTCTTTTACTTCGTCTTTATTTTGTCTTTTACTTCGTCTTTATTTTTGTCTTTTACTTCGTCTTTATTTTTGTCTTTTACTTCGTCTCTATCTTTGTCTTTTTCTTCGTCTTTATCTttgtctttttcttcttctttatatttgtttttatcttTGACTTTggctttttccttttcttctaAAATGGGACAAATAATAGTTCACTTATCTGACgttacacttttttttttttttttcgatcTATTATGCTTCGAATAATAgccttattattttatttttttataaactatTTCGTTTAccagtaatatttttattttatatttttttttttttttttcgagcTATTAAGCTGTCAACAATAGCctcattttcttttcttttttttatatttaccttacctttatttatattttcattttcaatgtttatatttgtagTACAAAAATTGGTCGATTCTTCTTCTgtatcttttaaatttagaCATGTTActaattcttttctttttttttctagccgattatttattaatgaaatgTCATAAGAGGAGTAACTCATACAATTATTCAAGAGCtcttttttcaaatgatCTTCTCCTCCTTTGCTCTTATGAAAATTTGATACGCTTTCAGAATTCGTACTAGCGGTAACAGTATCATGAGATTTGCAAGCTTTTACCTTATCtgtttcaaaaatatttaaattggCTACATTTTCCAAACTGGTTATATTTTCCAAATTTACTGCATTTTCTAAACTGGTCATATAAGCACAGTCGGAATTTTGAACATGATCCCCCCTAGGGCTTGTACTTTCTGTTCTGATTTGTGTGTGTCCCACTTTCTCATCCCTTAACATAGAAATCTTAGCCTTCCTCTGATCTTGATTTTGTCTATTTGTGCTATATATATCTCCTATAGATATGCATTCATCAATTATGTCTAATactgtaaaatttttttgttctttcttTCTATTTATTACTGTTTTTAGTATTTGATCTAAAtctttactattttttttatattcacatTCCTCGTCGTTACCCTCTTCTAAATTTTCGTATGTTCTTACAAGGCTACTATCATCACTTTCCGATTTGTCTGAAGTCATGTCTACATTTGATTTATCACTTAAgttaacaatatttttaatattacttaaattgttttttattttgtatatgcTGTTGTTTATAATACGTACACTCTTGTTGATGGAGGAGGTACAAGTAGCATCATCGTCGTTACAGTTATTGTAATAAGAACCATCGTTATAAGAGagatcatcatcatcatcgtcatcattttcatcatcatcattttcatcattatcattttcatcattatcattttcatcattatcattttcatcatcatcattttcatcattatcattttcatcattatcattttcatcattatcattttcatcattatcattttcatcattatcattttcaCCATCATCATTTTCACCATCATCATTTTCACCATCATCATTTTCACCATCATCATTTTCGccatcatcattattatcgtttacataaattttgtCTGTTGCAGTTTTTGCATAATCAtcatttagaaataatatgtttttatcgTCCTTGTTGAAACTGCTATAATGTATATCATCTACCTTCACACCATCTGCTTTATTGTGGTCCACCAGGTCATCTTTCACGGTTGCATTATTACTTACAATGTTTATATTCCTAAAGCTTTTCCTTGCGTGTgcattttcataatttccTTCCTCTTGGTCATTATTACTTACACACAATATTTTCTTGTATGTTTTTTCCCCCAAAGTAATCTTCTTTTCGTCATATGGGACTCCCAATTTTTCTGTTTCAacctcatttttttcttccaatGTGAATGGAGGATGTTTTTCATTACCATTATGCTGCAACTTCATCAAGGTGTTTTGCAGCGTGAATATAACTAATACAAGTTTAAAAAgggtaaaagaaaaataaagaagctAAATGAAACGAAAAAACCCTCGATTCTAATTAGAGTTAACTAAAATGGCTCAGACTAAACAGCTGAACAGTTAATGAGATATTGGGGCTATAAAATGggaaagtaaaataaaaggataaaaaatgaagacgCGCATAATGGTCTagttatataacataaaaataacaaaagagctttttaattttttgtttacattcatttttttccacATATGGATATGCAGTAAAAAGGGggcatgtatatgtattttataaatatatatacatgaatatatttgtatatattcatacgtatatatatattcatatatatatactataaagATAATTTTGACAAAAAcacgtaaaaataaatataaacttgtgaaaaaaaaatttatgggTAAACTAACTCCCCTTTAATATGAATGGGTAAAAGATAGAGACACATATAGGCCCCACAAGCGCATGTAAAAGGTCAAGTATAAACCATAAAAATAGCATATGGCATGTGTTAAATGGTATGTGTTATGTGTTATGTGTTATGCGTTATGtgttatatgttaaatataattagtaTAGGAACCAtttaaagaaagaaaaaaataattttggacagctttttcataattaaacagtataattaattaataataaatgcgTACAAATggtgcaattttttttttttttttttttttctcttcaaaATACATCATCAAATGATCAAATGTAGAGTATAATCTTGGATAAGGGACGCATATAAAGCTGAGTGTGTATGgggtaataaaaaaggaagacaggaaaaaaaaaatgaaaaaaataataaattaaaaaaaagagaagcaaaataaattaaaaaaaagagaaaaaatatatattaaaaaaaagaaaagcaaaataaattacaaaaaagagaaaaatatatattaaaaaaaagaaaagcaaaataaattacaaaaaagagaaaaatatatattaaaaaaaagaaaagcaaaataaattacaaaaaagagaaaaaatatatattaaaaaaaaaaaaaaagcaaaataaattacaaaaaagagaaaaacaatatattaaaaaaaagagaaaaaaaatatattaaaaaaaagagaaaaaaaatatattaaaaaaaagaaaagcaaaataaattaaaagaaaaaaaaaaaaaaaaaatgcttcgTACTCCTCGCGGAAAGCGCAAGGacccatatatattaaaaatccTCATTCTTACTAGCATCTATGATGGTAAGTATTCTATTATATGAATTGTCTAGAAACGTTAATATAGGAGAAGAGGCATACTTTGGCATATGCTCATAAGCCgactttaaatttttatatgtatattcgaAAGTGTATTTTTCCACAGAAGGTATTGTACATGGATTCCCAGATTTATCTTCATATTTACATGTGCTGTCGTCTTTGTTTTTCCCATTCATGTGATCATTCTGCTTTgtgctactactactactacaattattattactaatacCCTGCTCTGTGTTTGTCATATTTCTTGGAGTATTTAGGTGCtcatagttttttttttcgattcCAATATTTGCATTCTGATTAGAATAATCCCCCAAATTTTGGTCATCTccttgttcatttttttttgcctctATCTTCTCGTCATATATAACACTAGGTTGATAAGGCTCCTcgtcattattttttacattttttaaatttatataattttcacgtaaatatatgttttcataaaaatattttctttcatgttcttttcttttattttgtaaactAATTGGAGCTAAATCTGATGAATCCATTTGAGCTAGGTCACTACAACTAATTGTTCcatttagtatttttttcctcaatTCGGAATTATCTTTTCTTAGTAAATTACTACATATAGAAAATAGCTTCATTTTAATATCcatcttattattatatgtttgtattaCTTGCTctactatatttttactgATCATTGTTGTATCTGCATCCATGTTTTCCTTATCTAAGcactgttttattttatcaattaCTTTTGTATATTTCGTTATACTTCTACTTCCTACATCCTCGTCATTGCACTGTGTATCCTTTTCATCCAAGTCCTcaactaattttttatattcctcGTCTTTTCTTTCTCTACGCAATCTTTCATAAACATTGTTCCCGCTGCTGACGGCCATGTTGTTCCCACTGCTGACTGTATTGCTTCCACTACTAACCGTGTTATTGCCACTGCTGGCCATGTTATTATCCTCACTTacatttttcccttttacagaaattatttttttcgtcctagaattttcatttttcttttgtggttttcctttttttttcctcttttttcttttttttctactagATGTATATTCATCAATGTAAAATCCCGAGTCACCACTATATACTTCTTCATTTagtatttgtttttcttccACAATATCCTCATCTgtattatcttttaaatcTTCATTAAAGGAATACTCATCCTCGCTTTCATTCGGTAAGCACTTTTCATCGAACAATTCATCGtcctcctcttttttttttttttttcttttctttcctCGGCATCTTTTGCTATCCCTTTTGTTGTTGGTTTTCTCAAAGACATTTGTTCCACTATTTGTAGCTGCACACCCAGGAATATGATATCCACCATTCTGAGTGCATTGACAATTTGTATTAATTCCTTTCTCATCATTTTTTGCAACATCAAAAATTTCAACAATTTCGTTATTACTATTTGCACCTGTACAACTGTCAATCAGGGTTTTACCCTCCTCGTTCaccttctttcttttttttcttttttttttactttcatttGCAAGATATCGTGAATGCTGGACTAAActttttatcatttcttcAGTTCCACTTTCCTTCCTCcctttttttgatttatttggGAATAATGcacttttattattgttcctttttttctcacCTTCTTTCTCTGCCTTTATGTTATtgttacttctttttttttttttattagaagAAGGGGTGGCATATTTTCTGTTACCGGGTACTAGCGTATGGTCACTCGCACGCTTTTCACTACTACTACAGTAACTGatactgctactactactgctacttgTACTACTACTGGTACTGCTACTTTcactactactactgttGTTACTGCTACTTCTACCGCTGCTGCCAACACGATCATGTTTAACAATAATAGGCAAGTGTTCCCCTAATTttgtgcttttttttttatttgtttcacACATGGgagatataatttttttttttcttgcttGTGCAGGTgaatttttcactttttcatttaaagttattttatttttctgaacagttaataataaaacttcTTCTTTTGTTACATCATATAAGGAGAAAAAGGGAATATCAAGGTGgaagatattttttatatattcattatataaaacaaaattatggttaaatgaatttacgatattacaaaaataagagaaataatttatatgttcatttaaattatatacattattatgtatgcaattcatgcatataaaatatatatctgtttgcttaattttttgtctttttatttttatatcatatgattttttatatttctgaaaaaatacgtacattttattatttccttcAGAATTATTAGTAGTATCCATATCTTTACTACtcgtaaaagtaaaaattttatgggccattattatattaatatcataataaattctacagttaaaacaaaaaaaatacagaaattcaaaatttttgtacgttaatacataattattacttttgtcataataaaaattagagTTATCCCTTATTTTCTCATATAAATTCGcattaatgtaaaaatttaaactTTCGCTATTTCTTCTATTTAGGATAACACAATTTTTTGTTACTTGAGGAATTAATTTTGCATTCTTGCACAGAAAATTCTCATAGTAAAAAACTCTGAACGAGCAGTTTTTCCCCCTTTGTGCTCTCTCCTTCGTCATTCCGTTAAACACAATTTTTTCGTCGTACACACAGGGGGTACTGTTATCactgttattgttactgttactgaGGCTACTACGACTGCTACTACTACAGTTCGCTTCTTCGTTCagaatattcatatttagaGCGGGAGTGTCAACTTTTTGCGCGCTTTTTGCATTTTGTGTTGCTTCCGATGAGGACCCATTGCACCGATAAGTGATACCTCCTATTATGTGACTTCCTACCTTTCCATTTAATTCATCAAGGCTATATTTCCCCTTCTCATTACTGGGTTCACTATCACATGCTACTGCTTCATTATCCTTTCCGTTCATAAAAGAAGCAGAGTTGGCACCACTACATTTGTCAGTAGTCCCTACCAAAGGTTTAAAGCGTTTTTCAAAATTGAGCACATCCAGCTGTTTGTTATGCTCGTAACACAAAGGGAAACtattgaataaatatataaattcgtaaaaattataaacatcTATTCGGTTAATTACACTTTTtacatcatttttattataatatccTAAACAGGGTAATACATTCCATCTATTCATAAAACATTCAAAACTGttatataagaattttttacattcatTATTAGTATAAATTAGCTGgcttataatatttatattactatCCTGTTTGacgaaattataaatttgtgATATTCTGATTTGGTCATTACCTTCCATAATACTAATAGTATCATATTTTCGTAATTTCCCCAAAtgacttttaattttttttttttttttttttctaatgttttttttattttcatcgtattttttgattatatcagaattttttaaattatttaaataactaTTCTTTTcgatttcatttttttccaaaatgcCTGAAGAAAGTTCAGATGAAGATGATGTTGTTGAGTACGAAGAGTACAAACTAGAGGAAGAAACTGATTCCGATGAAGATGCACAAGAATTTGACGAAGAAACAGACACGTGTGAATTAGAATgattcttattatatatgttgtgtgtcttattattattttcatatggTACATCCGGATTGGATTGTAAAAGATTAATATTTCTACTATCATCTGTATTATGCTTatcttttttgttcattattatttccatTCCGCTAGATAAATTACAATTGGTTACACATGGTTCATTATAACCCCCTttgcttttatatatagcACATTCACCCACGTCCTGCTTAAGAATTTGATGCGTCTGCGGTTTTCCATGGTGCTCATCCTTTTCAGCCCGTTCATCCTTTGCATCCTTTTCGTCCTTTTTATTCCGTTTCACATAATTCGCTTTGGGATAAGATTCAACATGTAAAATATCATATACTGACGGCTTTTCATTTAACGTGGTATaacaaaaagaatttttgtttaaatagCTATACAATTTGCATATATCGTTCAGCCTCATATGGTTATTTACTTTTCTAATATCTAGTTTTGTTAAGTCAtaatcaaaaatatttttacaattaatatCAACAAATTGTACATACTCCTCCTCTTCTTCCCgtgctttaatttttttactactacaagtattttttttattttcctcttttatCACATTAGttgtattattcatttttgcaTTGTATGAcgttttagaaaaaaaatgaataaaggCATCAATTAGAGTAGTACATCTACTCAAACgaacatatatgcatacgttTTATTTCGGCTCCAACTGACGAAAAAGTAGTAGTCATGTGGGGCATGGCACAGTGACGGAACAGCAGAGAAGAAATAATTTACACTTATACGAATAATATGCTGCTTTTATGGTTATATCTATTTTCCTTAGAAAACAAGAAAAGGAGTTTGtacaaaaatgcaaaaaatacTGTCCGCTATTACGGAAATATTCCTCATTTATATGGAAAATGTACGTATAAATAcgttttatatgtatatatatatatatatatatatatatatatatatatatatatatatatatatatatatatatatatacccttATACGTGCCACttaaaagaatttaataagaatattattatgtttgtACTGAAACTCGTGCAATGTAATTTCGTCTCTTAACTCCTTTCATTTTAATGAAggaaaattcttttaatatcaGTTATGTTCCccttttaatttcatttttattaaagaataatGCTGGGGATgcaaaagtaaatttttactcgtaaaaataaattatgtagatgattaaaaataatcattactcgttcgtttttttttttttttcttatcttataaatatattacattatcacatcttttataatatcatatcatttataatattatatcaaCCTGTATTATGTATTGAGTATTACgtattatgtttttcttttccttttttttttcctgttcATTGAGTTGTTCCTTCATCAAAGAAGCCTcacgcatatatatgcatgttgCTGTTACAGAAAAGCAAGTGAatagaaatttaaaaaaagaaaaaagaaaattatataggtTAGCTGCCTGCGCTAcgtaaatgtaaattatagcatttttgtttgtttgtttgtttgtttgtttgtttgtttgtttgtttgtttgtttgtttgtttttttgtttgtttttttgtatgtttatttttttgctcttttgctttttttgtttaatattttaaaaatataaaaatgacaaattaacaaaattgtatatttttttggagTGATATTTTATTCTGTACAAGtcagattttttttttttctttcttttctgttttatattcttcgtagataaaatgcatatatatatgtatatatgcataacaGCCGTGCAAAGCTGAACTCCAAGAAGTAGAATGTTTTTATGAGGATATTTTTCcatacaaaatgaaaaatatttcttattatagTTTAGCTTAATTTAGCATTTCTTTAGCTGCTTGAGTTTAAGTCATATATTTAAGTTGCTCATAACATTGTATCAGTTTTAATATACTTGCTATTTTGTCTTTTTATATGGagaaaagaatttttttttttttttttttttattttattattttttttttcacgtTAGATGATTTCAATATACGAGAATGCATGAAGGGTTTccctcaaaaaaaaaaatattattcttgtCATTTCATTTGTGTATATACGCTCAGTTGCATAAGCTTACTCGTATATGCTTCAcacattatatatgtacagttAAACCTATTTACAATCGCTTGTACGTATAATCGCACTCGTATGCATTCTCATTTGTAAACCTAGTTATATTCATAATGCGGATAAAAAAAGTACGTGGGGGAGAGGGAAGTGCTTCATTTATTTGCCAAGGCTACTATAAAAAGATCGGACCATAATTTTGAATTGAGTTCAAGTAATAATTGTTAACATTGGTAAGAAAGAAAGATAGGTTCATGCAAGTAATAAGGAAAGGGGGAAATGTAACACATAGAAAAAAGGGGCGATAGGAAGCGCATACATACTAGTTGGAAGTGGAACTATCTTTGTCCATATATCGTAtacgcatatgtatatgtatatataagtatgtgcacatatttacttatatgcgactatatttacatatatgcgactatatttacatatatgcgactatatttacatatatgcgactatatttacatatatgcgactatatttacatatatgcggctatatttacatatatgcggctatatttacacatatgcggctatatttacatatatgcggCTATGTTTACGCATATATGGCTTCCCTTTTTTaagcatttattttttttcccattttgaggagttaaatatgtatgacgagcataaaatatgtttgatTCACTTTTTTGAAAACCTGCATACAGATAGGTAGTATAATTAGCCATGTTTGAAAGAagcttttttgttttttaaaaaatatagttaagGAAAggaacacaaaaaaaaaaaaaaaaatttttatttatcactTATGTGCATACGCCAATTACAAATATGAAGAAGTAATAATGGCGgttagaataaaaaaatagcaatatACCTTGTATAACTACATAAACAACttacaaatatgtacataaataaatacgtaCGTAGATATGCTTGCACGTGTAACTGCCATCCACTGAGTGTACCTCTTCTACAAGGaaggaaacaaaaaagaGGT
Proteins encoded:
- the PmUG01_09036900 gene encoding conserved Plasmodium protein, unknown function, with amino-acid sequence MKLQHNGNEKHPPFTLEEKNEVETEKLGVPYDEKKITLGEKTYKKILCVSNNDQEEGNYENAHARKSFRNINIVSNNATVKDDLVDHNKADGVKVDDIHYSSFNKDDKNILFLNDDYAKTATDKIYVNDNNDDGENDDGENDDGENDDGENDDGENDNDENDNDENDNDENDNDENDNDENDDDENDNDENDNDENDNDENDDDENDDDDDDDLSYNDGSYYNNCNDDDATCTSSINKSVRIINNSIYKIKNNLSNIKNIVNLSDKSNVDMTSDKSESDDSSLVRTYENLEEGNDEECEYKKNSKDLDQILKTVINRKKEQKNFTVLDIIDECISIGDIYSTNRQNQDQRKAKISMLRDEKVGHTQIRTESTSPRGDHVQNSDCAYMTSLENAVNLENITSLENVANLNIFETDKVKACKSHDTVTASTNSESVSNFHKSKGGEDHLKKELLNNCMSYSSYDISLINNRLEKKRKELVTCLNLKDTEEESTNFCTTNINIENENINKDKNKYEQKDKETEMGNLIKCTKEYMHKYMGNEQNEDSKLTYPVRLFFRGKKKFTALLRQKKYFCYFVLHIFFFSSCFFFGLSFVILERFFYHVFFDQDL
- the PmUG01_09036800 gene encoding CRAL/TRIO domain-containing protein, putative is translated as MNESTNDKNDFMTDKVLSYKPSKEEIKYYHNNKQKSIRYIFCNQELDDYEKEKIKELKDFVNNLKQKEWEQKKVEEGKEKAETYESLFADTVFNDDNYVLRFLQGNEYNFEKCYYDMVRHLEWRKENLPVKYEDVKDILNNGYIYVHGRDKQMHPIIVINCKNFITANAKDVLKVVYYWLEYIISKLFVEGKIEQWRVIVDLSSCGVLNIPIGTLKDISRCLSCNYRSRLSKMLVLSAPLFVTGIWHMLKSIIPVVTQQKITISSSEIDKKLLDQVDVDQLERKFGGTCDNATVFTEPIMP